A genomic segment from Lignipirellula cremea encodes:
- a CDS encoding SDR family oxidoreductase has product MKLAGKTAVITGGGTGIGLSIARFFAQEGCRVALGGRRLDKLQEAATAIGGEHPPLCHELDVADRDGVNAFFDWAQTQLGGVDILVNSAGMNIATRSMATMEPEQWDQVLAVNATGAYNCMHAVLPQMRARRGGLIINISSISGLRAYELGGIAYCASKFAMAALGTGVNNEDSAAGIRVTNVYPGEVDTPILENRPTPVTAEHRARILQPEDVASVVLTIACLPPRANVPEVVVKPSAQPFV; this is encoded by the coding sequence ATGAAACTGGCAGGTAAAACGGCGGTAATCACAGGCGGCGGCACCGGGATCGGACTGAGTATCGCCCGGTTTTTTGCCCAGGAAGGATGCCGCGTCGCCCTCGGCGGTCGACGACTGGACAAGCTGCAGGAAGCGGCGACGGCGATTGGCGGCGAACATCCGCCGCTATGTCATGAGCTCGATGTGGCGGACCGCGACGGGGTGAATGCCTTCTTTGACTGGGCCCAGACTCAACTGGGCGGCGTGGATATTCTCGTCAACTCGGCTGGCATGAACATTGCCACCCGGTCCATGGCGACCATGGAGCCCGAGCAGTGGGATCAGGTGCTGGCCGTGAATGCGACTGGCGCCTACAACTGCATGCACGCAGTGCTGCCGCAGATGCGGGCTCGTCGCGGGGGGTTGATCATTAACATCTCTTCGATCTCCGGCTTGCGAGCTTATGAACTGGGCGGCATTGCTTATTGCGCTTCCAAATTCGCCATGGCCGCGCTGGGCACCGGGGTCAACAACGAGGATTCGGCCGCTGGCATCCGGGTGACGAACGTCTATCCGGGCGAAGTCGACACGCCCATTCTGGAGAATCGCCCCACGCCGGTTACGGCCGAACATCGGGCCCGCATTCTGCAGCCGGAAGACGTGGCGTCGGTCGTGCTGACCATTGCCTGCCTGCCGCCCCGTGCGAATGTTCCCGAAGTGGTAGTCAAACCGTCGGCGCAGCCGTTTGTGTAA
- a CDS encoding adenylate/guanylate cyclase domain-containing protein codes for MPQAQTVRLGRAPRNGWAVPWDLRVSRDHADIELKNDQLRVTCLERALNPCYFDGEISKDFLVAVGGEFRIGGTTFRVLSTDSELHPQPVVPETPLMEYSYRHEDAKGFDFRRADHRLDVLWNLPKIIAMSRTDEEFAQHLVGLLLDGIPRAEAAAVVQYGVGEDADNTKPLMMRLDSRNQDSTRLRPSRRLILTAQERGETILHLWSDAAAGDSKYTVSGNFDWAFSTPITDAASAGWSLYVSGRLWPEANGAEDLNGDIRFTQFIAQVVGAIRHMRQLESQQATYRQFFSPKIIRQFAGRGDINKRLEPREAQVTALFCDLRGFSQKAEDGQHDLHDLLHRCSDALGFMTEAILGHDGAIADFQGDAALGFWGWPVDEGPLPACRAALQMHDLFRRVRRQPNHPLSDFFIGIGIAHGNAIAGKIGAQAVAKVGVFGPVVNLASRLEGLTKILKVPMLVDEVTARMVRENADEMNGARCRQMATIAPYGMKTSVQLSQLLPPAGDDDILTDDQIVLYEAALTLFNQGDWRRSRELLEEMPAWDGGRKFLLKTMGHREDPPDSWQGVIAMTSK; via the coding sequence GTGCCCCAAGCCCAGACGGTCCGCCTTGGTCGTGCGCCGCGGAACGGCTGGGCCGTACCCTGGGACCTGCGCGTTTCCCGCGATCATGCAGATATCGAGCTGAAGAACGACCAGCTGCGCGTGACCTGCCTGGAACGGGCGTTGAACCCTTGCTATTTCGACGGCGAGATTTCGAAAGACTTCCTGGTAGCCGTCGGCGGCGAGTTCCGCATTGGCGGCACGACCTTCCGGGTGCTGAGCACCGATTCCGAACTGCATCCCCAGCCGGTGGTCCCTGAAACTCCACTGATGGAGTACAGCTACCGTCACGAGGACGCCAAAGGCTTCGACTTTCGCCGGGCCGATCATCGCCTCGACGTGCTCTGGAATCTGCCCAAAATCATCGCCATGTCGCGGACCGATGAAGAGTTCGCCCAGCACCTGGTGGGGCTGCTGCTCGATGGCATTCCTCGGGCCGAAGCGGCGGCCGTTGTACAGTACGGCGTGGGCGAGGACGCCGACAACACCAAGCCCCTGATGATGCGGCTCGACAGTCGGAACCAGGACTCCACCCGCCTGCGTCCCAGCCGACGCCTCATTCTGACCGCCCAGGAACGGGGCGAAACGATCCTGCACCTGTGGTCCGATGCGGCCGCCGGCGATTCCAAGTACACCGTCAGCGGCAATTTCGACTGGGCCTTTTCCACCCCCATTACCGACGCCGCCTCGGCTGGCTGGTCGCTGTATGTGTCGGGCCGGCTCTGGCCCGAAGCCAACGGCGCCGAAGATCTCAACGGCGACATCCGCTTCACCCAGTTCATCGCCCAGGTGGTCGGCGCCATTCGCCACATGCGGCAACTGGAATCGCAGCAGGCCACCTATCGCCAGTTCTTCTCGCCCAAAATCATCCGCCAGTTCGCCGGACGCGGAGATATCAACAAGCGGCTGGAACCGCGGGAAGCCCAGGTTACGGCCCTGTTTTGTGACCTTCGCGGTTTCTCCCAGAAAGCAGAAGACGGCCAGCACGACCTGCACGACCTGCTGCATCGCTGCAGCGATGCGCTAGGCTTTATGACCGAAGCCATTCTGGGCCACGACGGAGCCATTGCCGATTTCCAGGGCGACGCCGCCTTGGGCTTCTGGGGCTGGCCCGTCGATGAAGGGCCGTTGCCCGCCTGCCGGGCGGCCCTGCAGATGCACGACCTGTTCCGCCGGGTGCGGCGGCAGCCAAACCATCCGCTGTCGGACTTTTTCATCGGTATCGGGATTGCCCATGGCAACGCCATCGCCGGCAAAATCGGGGCCCAGGCGGTGGCCAAGGTCGGTGTGTTTGGGCCGGTCGTCAATCTGGCCTCGCGGCTGGAAGGACTCACGAAGATCCTGAAAGTGCCGATGCTCGTCGACGAGGTCACCGCCCGCATGGTGCGTGAAAATGCGGACGAAATGAACGGCGCCCGCTGCCGCCAGATGGCGACGATCGCTCCCTACGGCATGAAGACCTCGGTGCAGCTGTCGCAACTGCTGCCGCCTGCCGGCGACGACGACATTCTGACCGACGATCAGATCGTGCTCTACGAAGCGGCCCTGACCCTGTTCAATCAGGGCGACTGGCGCCGCTCGCGGGAACTGCTTGAAGAGATGCCCGCCTGGGACGGCGGACGCAAGTTCCTGCTCAAAACGATGGGCCATCGCGAAGATCCGCCCGACAGCTGGCAAGGCGTGATCGCCATGACGTCCAAATAA
- a CDS encoding polyprenyl synthetase family protein, whose product MGAAIRHSLLAPGKRLRPILVLMSAEASSYNRELAMPAACAVEMVHAYSLIHDDLPAMDDDDLRRGRPSCHAAFDEATAILAGDALLAQAFETLADGIRPSDRAARCCAVLAKAAGPAALVGGQADDLSSQGEGGIAHLEHIHRRKTGALFRASLQLGAIAAGADADKLQALDTYGEKMGLAFQIVDDLLDLESDEETLGKRTQKDSQQGKLTFPGLLGVDESRRRAEQLIADACRSLTLFGPQASRLEGLAHYVLERKH is encoded by the coding sequence CTGGGTGCCGCCATCCGGCACAGTCTTCTGGCCCCGGGCAAGCGATTAAGGCCCATATTGGTGTTAATGTCGGCGGAAGCTAGCAGTTATAATAGAGAGCTGGCAATGCCGGCGGCCTGCGCTGTAGAAATGGTCCACGCCTATTCGCTGATTCACGACGATCTGCCCGCGATGGACGACGACGACCTGCGGCGGGGACGCCCCAGTTGCCATGCGGCCTTCGACGAAGCCACCGCCATCCTGGCTGGCGACGCCCTGCTGGCCCAGGCGTTTGAAACGCTGGCCGACGGGATTCGTCCCTCCGACAGGGCGGCTCGCTGCTGTGCCGTACTGGCGAAAGCGGCCGGACCGGCGGCTCTGGTGGGCGGGCAAGCCGATGATCTTTCGTCGCAAGGCGAAGGGGGAATCGCACACCTGGAACATATCCACCGCCGCAAAACGGGAGCCCTGTTCCGCGCCAGCCTGCAGCTGGGGGCGATTGCCGCCGGGGCCGACGCCGACAAGCTCCAGGCGCTGGATACTTACGGGGAAAAAATGGGACTCGCCTTTCAAATTGTCGACGATCTGCTCGACCTGGAAAGCGATGAAGAAACCTTGGGAAAACGCACGCAAAAAGATTCCCAGCAGGGGAAGCTCACCTTTCCTGGTCTGCTGGGCGTTGACGAAAGCCGTCGTCGGGCCGAACAATTGATCGCCGACGCCTGCCGGTCGCTGACGCTGTTTGGTCCGCAAGCGAGCCGCTTGGAAGGGCTTGCGCATTACGTCCTGGAAAGGAAGCACTAA
- the dxs gene encoding 1-deoxy-D-xylulose-5-phosphate synthase, which translates to MHQLLSKIESAIQLHEMSNAELEQLGGEIREVLCNLLSTRTAHFASNLGVVELCLAMHSVFDFRTDRLIWDTGHQIYPHKLVTGRYHEFSTIRTRGGLMGYPNPKESEYDLFMTGHAGCSVSTVLGLRSGDDLLQQSERRSVAVIGDGAFPSGIVYEAMNNAGGMKADVTVILNDNKMSICPRVGGLATYLDRLRTTPFYTGLKNEVVRVLNMVPVLGDPTERFLAQLKEGVKAGLHGGMLFEDLGFRYIGPIDGHNIAVLRKYLQMVKNLKGPVLLHVVTEKGHGFSPAASDPVYFHTPPAFQVENGQPAPKASGGSKAFTHYASDSIACQMRRNPKVTVHTAAMCQGNKLEPVRDEFPDRFFDVGICESHAVAFAAGQCKAGLRPIVDIYSTFLQRSYDQIFQEVALQNLPVVFMMDRAGLTGPDGPTHHGLFDIAYMRVFPNMVVMAPADGPELSAMLEYAVDHDSPCSLRYPKTSTSDLQRERPPIELGKAETVRQGDDGVIVSCGALLSSCLEAAEQLAEEGLQISVVNARFIKPIDTEMVRRTVTESPFVVTVEEGCLQGGFGSAFLEAASDAALDTRHVRRLGIPDLFVEHGEREDLLADYHLTPTGLVAVCREMAQGVEVSGAAH; encoded by the coding sequence ATGCATCAACTCCTGTCGAAAATTGAATCCGCCATCCAACTGCACGAGATGTCGAATGCCGAACTCGAGCAGTTAGGCGGCGAGATTCGCGAGGTCTTGTGCAACCTGCTTTCCACCCGCACCGCCCACTTCGCCTCGAATCTGGGCGTGGTCGAGCTCTGCCTGGCGATGCACAGCGTCTTTGACTTCCGCACCGATCGCCTGATCTGGGATACGGGCCACCAGATTTACCCCCACAAACTGGTTACCGGCCGCTATCACGAGTTCAGCACGATCCGCACCCGCGGCGGCCTGATGGGGTATCCCAACCCCAAAGAAAGCGAATACGACCTGTTCATGACGGGCCACGCCGGCTGCTCCGTGTCGACCGTGCTGGGCCTGCGTTCAGGCGACGATCTGCTGCAGCAGTCGGAACGCCGTTCGGTCGCCGTGATTGGCGACGGAGCCTTCCCGTCGGGTATTGTCTACGAGGCGATGAACAACGCCGGCGGCATGAAGGCCGACGTTACCGTCATTTTGAACGATAATAAAATGTCGATCTGCCCCCGTGTCGGCGGGCTGGCGACCTATCTCGATCGGCTCCGCACCACGCCGTTTTACACGGGCCTCAAAAACGAAGTCGTCCGCGTCCTCAACATGGTGCCGGTCCTGGGCGATCCGACCGAACGCTTCCTGGCCCAGTTGAAAGAAGGGGTCAAAGCCGGGCTGCACGGCGGCATGCTGTTTGAAGACCTGGGCTTCCGCTACATCGGCCCGATCGATGGCCACAATATCGCCGTGCTGCGGAAGTACCTGCAGATGGTGAAAAACCTCAAAGGCCCCGTCCTGCTGCATGTGGTGACGGAAAAGGGCCATGGCTTCTCGCCGGCCGCTTCCGATCCGGTCTACTTTCATACGCCGCCCGCCTTCCAGGTAGAAAACGGCCAGCCCGCCCCCAAAGCGTCCGGCGGCTCCAAGGCGTTCACCCATTACGCCAGCGATTCCATTGCCTGCCAGATGCGGCGTAACCCCAAGGTGACCGTGCATACGGCCGCCATGTGCCAGGGGAACAAGCTGGAGCCGGTCCGCGACGAATTCCCCGATCGTTTCTTCGATGTGGGCATTTGCGAATCGCACGCGGTCGCCTTTGCGGCCGGGCAGTGCAAAGCCGGTCTGCGGCCGATCGTCGATATTTACAGCACCTTCCTGCAGCGTAGTTACGACCAGATCTTTCAGGAGGTCGCCCTGCAGAACCTGCCGGTCGTGTTCATGATGGATCGGGCCGGCCTGACCGGTCCCGACGGACCGACGCACCACGGCCTGTTCGACATCGCCTACATGCGGGTGTTCCCCAACATGGTCGTCATGGCCCCTGCCGACGGGCCGGAACTTTCGGCCATGCTGGAATACGCCGTCGATCACGATTCGCCCTGCAGTCTGCGTTATCCTAAAACGTCCACAAGCGATCTCCAGCGCGAGCGGCCGCCGATTGAACTCGGCAAAGCGGAAACTGTCCGTCAGGGCGACGACGGCGTGATCGTTTCCTGCGGCGCCCTGCTCAGCAGTTGCCTGGAAGCGGCCGAACAGCTGGCCGAAGAAGGCCTGCAGATCAGCGTGGTCAACGCCCGCTTTATTAAACCGATCGACACCGAAATGGTACGCCGGACCGTGACGGAAAGTCCGTTCGTGGTGACGGTCGAAGAAGGCTGCCTGCAGGGCGGCTTTGGCAGTGCGTTCCTGGAAGCGGCCAGCGACGCGGCCTTGGATACGCGGCACGTGCGACGGCTCGGTATTCCCGATCTGTTCGTTGAACATGGCGAACGGGAAGACCTGCTGGCCGACTACCATCTGACCCCCACCGGTCTGGTAGCTGTCTGCCGGGAGATGGCCCAGGGCGTCGAAGTTTCCGGCGCCGCCCACTAA